The nucleotide sequence ATAAGTCTCTGGAACATTCATAGTATATATAAAGCCTGTCTTTATTTTTCTATTAAAAAGAGAAGAATGATCTTTATCATATACTAAGTACTGAAATAATAAACGTTCCATAAAGGACCTCATTTCCCCAGTTACCATCCCAAAGTATATTGGTGATGCTAAAATAAACGCATCTGCCTTTTCTATTTTTTCAAGTATAGGTTTTAAATCATCCTTTAATGCACATTTTCCGTAGCTTCTACCTCCCTTTAATTTACAGGAAAAGCAACTAACACAGCCTTTGTAGTTATAGTCATAAAGATTTATAAGTTCAGTCTCAGCCCCCTGTGCTTTAGCACCATCAAGTGCACTTTTAAGCATTTCTATTGTATTTCCATTCTTTCTTGGGCTTCCATTAATTCCAATTATCATCATGTTAAAACCTCCTATATATAAATATTATCATAATTATACTACTTTATCTTTTTAGCTTCTATTACAAGTCCC is from Clostridium acetobutylicum ATCC 824 and encodes:
- a CDS encoding flavodoxin family protein, whose protein sequence is MMIIGINGSPRKNGNTIEMLKSALDGAKAQGAETELINLYDYNYKGCVSCFSCKLKGGRSYGKCALKDDLKPILEKIEKADAFILASPIYFGMVTGEMRSFMERLLFQYLVYDKDHSSLFNRKIKTGFIYTMNVPETYLDSVGYNKLFESNEATLKRIFGASEYILSTDTYQFDDYSKYEASMFDVEAKKKRREEVFPEDCKRAYEMGASFVK